A region of Denticeps clupeoides chromosome 19, fDenClu1.1, whole genome shotgun sequence DNA encodes the following proteins:
- the LOC114769346 gene encoding leucine-rich repeat-containing protein 15-like: MFWEVFCAILSASLVHLQSSAQSCTMSQGLCVGTEVFSSNQTILPVQLSAETTKVLFFTSQIHTISKGAFMNTMQLERVEFIGTPTATIEDGAFQSLSRLKVLEISSTNVTLLPPDAFKDLSKLEVLVLKQNKITSITKELFDGLRNLRELQLQHNSIGSIPEGTFNGLESLQMLNLSRNKLTSLQASLLSGLRRLQIFSVSGNQLQTLPEEIWGGELTNLEEINAQGNKIRVLPPDGHNLKLEKLFLDSNHLSKVEEDTFAGFPSLKTLSLQSNGLSHLNPRVFNKLTQLRDLNLSHNRLANVSVSGLGNLTGLNLENNRIRSLEVTNLPSLHTLRLADNVLTTISGAAWDQMPNLGALSLGGNAWHCDCSLMPVVTRVLRFTVTDRPTCDSPQRLKDEDVLTQTEEMLCPAGRDPTQSTGDSIAVTSRKNISSSENNTQAEGDASFTGTSSENNSSTETNVQQNWSSFSQVILATVFPVFILIFIVILLKQCTQSRGYAVRPVDPSLKCADLITEENCRLLHVHELQDADLLTEGPTKV; encoded by the exons ATGTTTTGGGAAGTCTTCTGCGCCATCCTCTCAGCATCTCTAGTCCATCTTCAGTCTTCTGCCCAGTCGTGTACGATGTCCCAGGGGCTCTGTGTTGGTACAGAAGTATTTAGCAGCAACCAGACAATTCTGCCTGTGCAGCTGTCTGCAGAAACTACCAAGGTCCTGTTTTTCACCAGCCAGATACACACCATCAGTAAAGGGGCCTTTATGAACACTATGCAGCTGGAGAGGGTGGAGTTTATCGGCACACCAACGGCTACTATTGAGGATGGTGCTTTCCAGAGCCTAAGCAGGCTAAAAGTTCTTGAGATCTCTTCAACCAACGTGACGTTGCTTCCTCCTGATGCGTTTAAGGACCTCAGCAAGCTTGAAGTTCTTGTGCTGAAGCAGAACAAAATCACTTCAATCACAAAAGAGCTGTTTGATGGCCTCAGGAACCTAAGAGAGCTTCAGCTGCAGCACAACTCTATAGGTTCAATTCCCGAAGGAACATTTAATGGGCTGGAAAGCCTTCAGATGCTCAATCTGTCCAGGAACAAGCTCACATCTTTACAGGCGTCTCTTCTCTCGGGGCTGAGAAGGCTTCAGATATTCAGCGTGTCGGGAAATCAGCTTCAGACGCTGCCTGAAGAAATTTGGGGCGGTGAGCTTACGAATTTAGAGGAGATCAATGCCCAAGGGAACAAAATCCGAGTTCTACCGCCTGACGGCCACAATCTGAAACTAGAGAAGCTCTTCTTGGACAGTAACCACTTGAGCAAGGTGGAGGAAGACACGTTTGCTGGATTCCCCTCCCTAAAAACACTGTCCTTGCAGAGTAATGGCCTGAGCCACCTAAATCCAAGGGTTTTCAATAAACTCACACAGCTGAGAGACTTAAACTTGTCCCATAACCGGTTGGCGAATGTGTCGGTGAGCGGCCTCGGCAACCTTACCGGCCTTAATCTGGAGAACAATCGCATACGCTCCCTAGAAGTGACCAATCTGCCGTCTCTGCACACGCTCCGCCTTGCGGACAATGTCCTGACGACGATTTCAGGGGCGGCGTGGGACCAGATGCCGAACCTTGGAGCTCTGTCCCTGGGCGGGAACGCGTGGCACTGCGACTGCAGCCTGATGCCCGTCGTTACGCGTGTTCTGCGCTTCACCGTGACGGATCGGCCGACGTGCGACTCCCCACAACGTTTAAAGGACGAGGACGTTCTTACCCAGACTGAAGAAATGCTGTGTCCCGCAGGACGCGACCCCACACAGTCCACCGGCGACTCCATTGCGGTCACAAGCAGGAAAAACATTTCTTCTTCAG aaaataacacacaagcGGAGGGCGACGCCTCCTTCACCGGCACAAGTTCGGAGAACAATTCATCTACAG agaCCAACGTGCAGCAGAACTGGTCGAGTTTCAGCCAAGTCATCCTGGCCACAGTTTTCCCCGTCTTCATCCTCATTTTCATCGTCATCCTCCTAAAACAATGCACACAATCCCGAG GCTATGCGGTTCGTCCTGTGGACCCCAGTCTAAAGTGTGCTGACCTCATCACAGAAGAAAACTGCAGG CTGCTGCATGTCCATGAGCTACAGGACGCAGATCTCCTGACAGAAGGTCCAACTAAAGTGTGA